Proteins from a single region of Mytilus trossulus isolate FHL-02 chromosome 2, PNRI_Mtr1.1.1.hap1, whole genome shotgun sequence:
- the LOC134706933 gene encoding uncharacterized protein LOC134706933 isoform X2 → MSLLAGGLAHAMLASNLIFYVYINDIKARFRYDQKEVEAFASMLNAGIGLGFVPNLIGQKLKSAWVLAFGMVLSTIGILMLWSSTKMVSFYEDKSWLMALYFLISGLGGSVGYIMALRFNADHFADDKRGRVIAVMFVFIDSGMISFTLIYYHAFPPETRFERLLIILVSFNAVVYIFCMIFLRPPSSNIPSVDESELQTSGFKYETLQEERQILKETSFRDLLVNADYHLLAWMCSLTFAVSLLLSNNMTVLTKEEELSSFDNVTTLLYPPIVIVSALSFSAVSDKIKNVVSRITFLIIGGLFLALSSLLNAFLSSHKAVIATALVLAAIGTGMVYTIGPTTMSEQFHIDNFMRNWGIVMFMRAILIIILHVIFGAFYDIEIKDTDGLFCKGLHCTRNGYILTCVVSFIAIGLGVCLNIRVNKRRSPT, encoded by the exons ATGTCTTTACTAGCGGGAGGACTCGCTCACGCCATGTTAGCCTCTAAtctaatattttatgtttatatcaatgACATTAAAGCACGATTTCGTTATGACCAAAAAGAAG TGGAGGCGTTTGCTTCAATGTTAAATGCTGGAATTGGACTTGGCTTTGTACCAAATCTTATTGGACAAAAGTTGAAATCAGCATGGGTACTAGCCTTTGGAATGGTTTTGAGTACCATTGGTATACTAATGTTATGGAGTTCTACAAAAATGGTATCGTTCTATGAAGATAAAAGCTGGTTAATGGCCCTGTATTTTCTTATCAGTG gtcTAGGTGGCTCTGTTGGATATATAATGGCATTAAGATTCAATGCAGACCATTTTGCAGATGATAAGAGAGGCCGAGTCATAGCCgttatgtttgttttcataGATTCAGGAATGATCAGTTTTACACTCATCTACTATCACGCGTTCCCACCAGAAACTCGATTTGAAAGGTTGTTGATAATACTTGTCTCGTTTAACGctgttgtatatattttctgtaTGATATTTTTAAGGCCTCCTTCATCTAACATACCGTCTGTTGATGAATCTGAACTTCAAACTTCAGGGTTTAAGTACGAAACATTACAAGAAGAACGTCAAATCTTAAAAGAAACGTCTTTCAGGGATCTTCTTGTAAATGCAGACTATCATTTACTGGCTTGGATGTGCTCTTTGACGTTCGCTGTGTCCTTGTTGCTTAGTAACAACATGACAGTGTTGACAAAAGAGGAGGAATTAAGTTCGTTTGATAATGTGACGACCTTGTTATATCCTCCTATTGTTATTGTTTCAGCATTATCTTTCAGTGCAGTATCggataaaatcaaaaatgtcgTGTCACGAATTACATTCTTAATAATCGGTGGATTATTTCTTGCATTAAGTTCTTTGCTGAATGCATTTTTGTCTTCACACAAAGCTGTAATAGCAACAGCCTTAGTACTGGCAGCTATTGGAACTGGAATGGTATATACAATAGGACCAACAACTATGAGTGAACAATTCCATATCGACAACTTCATGCGAAATTGGGGAATCGTGATGTTTATGCGGGCGATATTGATAATAATTCTACATGTGATATTTGGTGCTTtttatgacatagaaattaaggATACAGATGGGCTGTTTTGTAAAGGGCTACACTGCACACGTAACGGATATATACTAACATGTGTTGTATCCTTTATTGCTATTGGACTAGGCGTTTGCTTAAACATACGTGTAAACAAACGAAGGAGTCCAACATAG
- the LOC134706933 gene encoding uncharacterized protein LOC134706933 isoform X3 gives MLNAGIGLGFVPNLIGQKLKSAWVLAFGMVLSTIGILMLWSSTKMVSFYEDKSWLMALYFLISGLGGSVGYIMALRFNADHFADDKRGRVIAVMFVFIDSGMISFTLIYYHAFPPETRFERLLIILVSFNAVVYIFCMIFLRPPSSNIPSVDESELQTSGFKYETLQEERQILKETSFRDLLVNADYHLLAWMCSLTFAVSLLLSNNMTVLTKEEELSSFDNVTTLLYPPIVIVSALSFSAVSDKIKNVVSRITFLIIGGLFLALSSLLNAFLSSHKAVIATALVLAAIGTGMVYTIGPTTMSEQFHIDNFMRNWGIVMFMRAILIIILHVIFGAFYDIEIKDTDGLFCKGLHCTRNGYILTCVVSFIAIGLGVCLNIRVNKRRSPT, from the exons ATGTTAAATGCTGGAATTGGACTTGGCTTTGTACCAAATCTTATTGGACAAAAGTTGAAATCAGCATGGGTACTAGCCTTTGGAATGGTTTTGAGTACCATTGGTATACTAATGTTATGGAGTTCTACAAAAATGGTATCGTTCTATGAAGATAAAAGCTGGTTAATGGCCCTGTATTTTCTTATCAGTG gtcTAGGTGGCTCTGTTGGATATATAATGGCATTAAGATTCAATGCAGACCATTTTGCAGATGATAAGAGAGGCCGAGTCATAGCCgttatgtttgttttcataGATTCAGGAATGATCAGTTTTACACTCATCTACTATCACGCGTTCCCACCAGAAACTCGATTTGAAAGGTTGTTGATAATACTTGTCTCGTTTAACGctgttgtatatattttctgtaTGATATTTTTAAGGCCTCCTTCATCTAACATACCGTCTGTTGATGAATCTGAACTTCAAACTTCAGGGTTTAAGTACGAAACATTACAAGAAGAACGTCAAATCTTAAAAGAAACGTCTTTCAGGGATCTTCTTGTAAATGCAGACTATCATTTACTGGCTTGGATGTGCTCTTTGACGTTCGCTGTGTCCTTGTTGCTTAGTAACAACATGACAGTGTTGACAAAAGAGGAGGAATTAAGTTCGTTTGATAATGTGACGACCTTGTTATATCCTCCTATTGTTATTGTTTCAGCATTATCTTTCAGTGCAGTATCggataaaatcaaaaatgtcgTGTCACGAATTACATTCTTAATAATCGGTGGATTATTTCTTGCATTAAGTTCTTTGCTGAATGCATTTTTGTCTTCACACAAAGCTGTAATAGCAACAGCCTTAGTACTGGCAGCTATTGGAACTGGAATGGTATATACAATAGGACCAACAACTATGAGTGAACAATTCCATATCGACAACTTCATGCGAAATTGGGGAATCGTGATGTTTATGCGGGCGATATTGATAATAATTCTACATGTGATATTTGGTGCTTtttatgacatagaaattaaggATACAGATGGGCTGTTTTGTAAAGGGCTACACTGCACACGTAACGGATATATACTAACATGTGTTGTATCCTTTATTGCTATTGGACTAGGCGTTTGCTTAAACATACGTGTAAACAAACGAAGGAGTCCAACATAG
- the LOC134706933 gene encoding uncharacterized protein LOC134706933 isoform X1, producing the protein MDYVYKKRLTRMEKEEENTQLLSTKSNCLKWMSLLAGGLAHAMLASNLIFYVYINDIKARFRYDQKEVEAFASMLNAGIGLGFVPNLIGQKLKSAWVLAFGMVLSTIGILMLWSSTKMVSFYEDKSWLMALYFLISGLGGSVGYIMALRFNADHFADDKRGRVIAVMFVFIDSGMISFTLIYYHAFPPETRFERLLIILVSFNAVVYIFCMIFLRPPSSNIPSVDESELQTSGFKYETLQEERQILKETSFRDLLVNADYHLLAWMCSLTFAVSLLLSNNMTVLTKEEELSSFDNVTTLLYPPIVIVSALSFSAVSDKIKNVVSRITFLIIGGLFLALSSLLNAFLSSHKAVIATALVLAAIGTGMVYTIGPTTMSEQFHIDNFMRNWGIVMFMRAILIIILHVIFGAFYDIEIKDTDGLFCKGLHCTRNGYILTCVVSFIAIGLGVCLNIRVNKRRSPT; encoded by the exons ATGGATTACGTATACAAAAAAAGGTTGACGAGGATGGAAAAG gaGGAAGAAAACACCCAGTTGCTATCCACAAAAAGCAATTGTCTAAAATGGATGTCTTTACTAGCGGGAGGACTCGCTCACGCCATGTTAGCCTCTAAtctaatattttatgtttatatcaatgACATTAAAGCACGATTTCGTTATGACCAAAAAGAAG TGGAGGCGTTTGCTTCAATGTTAAATGCTGGAATTGGACTTGGCTTTGTACCAAATCTTATTGGACAAAAGTTGAAATCAGCATGGGTACTAGCCTTTGGAATGGTTTTGAGTACCATTGGTATACTAATGTTATGGAGTTCTACAAAAATGGTATCGTTCTATGAAGATAAAAGCTGGTTAATGGCCCTGTATTTTCTTATCAGTG gtcTAGGTGGCTCTGTTGGATATATAATGGCATTAAGATTCAATGCAGACCATTTTGCAGATGATAAGAGAGGCCGAGTCATAGCCgttatgtttgttttcataGATTCAGGAATGATCAGTTTTACACTCATCTACTATCACGCGTTCCCACCAGAAACTCGATTTGAAAGGTTGTTGATAATACTTGTCTCGTTTAACGctgttgtatatattttctgtaTGATATTTTTAAGGCCTCCTTCATCTAACATACCGTCTGTTGATGAATCTGAACTTCAAACTTCAGGGTTTAAGTACGAAACATTACAAGAAGAACGTCAAATCTTAAAAGAAACGTCTTTCAGGGATCTTCTTGTAAATGCAGACTATCATTTACTGGCTTGGATGTGCTCTTTGACGTTCGCTGTGTCCTTGTTGCTTAGTAACAACATGACAGTGTTGACAAAAGAGGAGGAATTAAGTTCGTTTGATAATGTGACGACCTTGTTATATCCTCCTATTGTTATTGTTTCAGCATTATCTTTCAGTGCAGTATCggataaaatcaaaaatgtcgTGTCACGAATTACATTCTTAATAATCGGTGGATTATTTCTTGCATTAAGTTCTTTGCTGAATGCATTTTTGTCTTCACACAAAGCTGTAATAGCAACAGCCTTAGTACTGGCAGCTATTGGAACTGGAATGGTATATACAATAGGACCAACAACTATGAGTGAACAATTCCATATCGACAACTTCATGCGAAATTGGGGAATCGTGATGTTTATGCGGGCGATATTGATAATAATTCTACATGTGATATTTGGTGCTTtttatgacatagaaattaaggATACAGATGGGCTGTTTTGTAAAGGGCTACACTGCACACGTAACGGATATATACTAACATGTGTTGTATCCTTTATTGCTATTGGACTAGGCGTTTGCTTAAACATACGTGTAAACAAACGAAGGAGTCCAACATAG